The following coding sequences are from one Stigmatopora nigra isolate UIUO_SnigA chromosome 12, RoL_Snig_1.1, whole genome shotgun sequence window:
- the spast gene encoding spastin: MSMKTNASKGKDSDEMVKNYHKQAFEYISKALRIDEDDTGEKEEALRWYKRGIVELESGIAVTITGQGEQYERSKRLQDKMITNLTMAKDRLAILETTLASKARLQAENASNNAKKQTKPVPKSLPAVRGVGKNTRPSTAGRAPCRTSDFKVTPQVGRPSKQPQKRDLKNFKNVDSKLANTILSEIVENGVSVTFHDIAGQDLAKQALQEIVILPALRPELFTGLRAPARGLLLFGPPGNGKTMLAKAVAAESNSTFFNMSAASLTSKFVGESEKLVRALFAAARELQPSVIFIDEVDSLLCERREGEQEFSRRLKTEFLIEFDGVQSGGDDRVLVMGATNRPQELDEAVLRRFAKRVYVSLPDEKTRATLLQHLLAKQGSPLGKNELSHLAKATAGYSGSDLTSLAKDAALGPIRELGPDQVRHMSASQMRNIKMKDFEDSLKRIKPSVSPATLNMYNQWNNDFGDTTAF; this comes from the exons ATGTCGATGAAAACAAACGCGAGTAAAGGCAAAGACAGCGACGAAATGGTGAAGAACTACCATAAGCAAGCTTTCGAGTACATCTCCAAAGCGCTGAGGATCGACGAAGACGATAcag GAGAAAAGGAGGAGGCTCTGCGATGGTACAAAAGAGGGATTGTTGAGCTCGAAAGTGGGATCGCTGTGACGATCACAGGACAGG GAGAGCAATATGAGCGATCGAAGAGACTCCAGGATAAAATGATCACCAACCTCACCATGGCTAAAGACAGACTTGCCATTTTGG AGACCACGTTGGCTTCAAAAGCCCGGCTTCAAGCCGAGAATGCTTCAAATAatgctaaaaaacaaacaaaacctgTTCCTAAAAGTCTGCCCGCAGTCCGAGGAGTGGGCAAAAACACCAGACCCTCCACAGCGGGAAGAGCACCTTGTCGAACCTCTGATTTCAAG GTTACTCCTCAAGTGGGTAGACCATCAAAACAACCCCAGAAGAGGGATTTGAAAAATTTCAAAAACGTGGACAGCAAATTGGCAAATACGATTCTGTCTGAAATTGTAGAAAa CGGTGTGTCTGTAACATTTCATGATATCGCGGGGCAAGACCTGGCAAAACAAGCACTTCAGGAGATTGTCATCCTTCCTGCCTTAAGACCAGAG CTTTTCACTGGTTTGAGAGCTCCAGCTCGAGGTTTGCTCTTATTTGGCCCACCTGGGAATGGGAAAACCATGTTG GCCAAAGCAGTTGCAGCAGAGTCTAACAGCACATTCTTCAACATGAGCGCAGCCAGTTTGACATCCAAATTT GTGGGAGAGAGCGAGAAGCTAGTCCGAGCATTATTTGCAGCTGCCAGGGAATTACAGCCTTCTGTCATCTTTATAG ATGAAGTCGACAGCTTGCTTTGTGAAAGACGAGAGGGAGAACAAGAGTTTTCGCGTCGGTTAAAAACAGAGTTCCTCATTGAATTTGATGGG gtaCAGTCTGGTGGAGATGATAGAGTTCTTGTCATGGGAGCCACAAACAGACCTCAGGAGCTTGATGAAGCCGTTTTAAG GCGCTTTGCAAAAAGAGTCTACGTGTCATTGCCCGATGAGAAG ACAAGAGCCACACTACTACAACATCTTTTAGCAAAGCAAGGGAGTCCGCTGGGGAAAAATGAATTGAGCCATCTTGCAAA AGCAACTGCGGGATATTCTGGAAGCGATTTGACATCTTTAGCTAAAGATGCTGCACTTGGGCCTATCAGAG AATTAGGACCAGATCAAGTTCGGCACATGTCTGCTAGTCAG ATGCGAAACATCAAGATGAAAGATTTTGAAGATTCCTTGAAGCGCATCAAACCCAGTGTCAGCCCAGCAACTCTCAATATGTACAACCAATGGAACAACGACTTTGGTGACACAACTGCATTTTGA